A stretch of the Nicotiana tabacum cultivar K326 chromosome 6, ASM71507v2, whole genome shotgun sequence genome encodes the following:
- the LOC142181908 gene encoding uncharacterized protein LOC142181908 — MKAQALADHPTENPVDDEYQPLSTYFPDEEVSSVEIIPEDTNAWKMFFDRVVNAKGFGIGAILISPTGRHYLATTRLRFFCTNNTVEYESYIMGMNMAIDQDVEELLIMGDSDLIIRQAKGKLKTRDIKLIPYRKYMEDLSKWFKSVEFRYIPWFHNELADALATLASMLPYPGNVHIDPLEIQIRERHGYCNVVEIEPDVQLWYQDIKRFLKINEYP, encoded by the coding sequence atgaaagctcAAGCCTTGGCGGATCACCCAACTGAAAATCCTGTTGATGATGAATATCAGcctttgagtacttactttccAGACGAGGAAGTAAGTTCAGTTGAGATAATTccagaagacaccaatgcttggaaaatgttcttcgacaGAGTTGTGAATGCAAAAGGTttcgggattggggcaattttgatttctcCCACTGGTCGGCACTATCTGGCCACAACACGGCTTCGGTTTTTCTGTACGAACAACACTGTCGAGTATGAATCCTACATTATGGGCATGAACATGGCAATAGATCAggatgtggaagaattgttaatcatgggagattctgacttgattatTCGACAAGCTAAAGGCAAATTGAAAACTCGAGATATCAAGCTTATCCCATACAGGAAATATATGGAAGATCTTAGCAAATGGTTCAAATCCGTCGAGTTCAGATACATTCCTTGGTTTCACAATGAGTTAGCTGATGCActagctactttggcctcgatgcttCCATATCCAGGCAATGTCCACATTGACCCActggaaatccaaattcgagaaaGACATGGTTATTGCAATGTAGTTGAGATAGAACCAGATGTTCAACTCTGGTATCAAGATATCAAAAGATTCTTGAAAATAAATGAATATCCTTAA